The Ananas comosus cultivar F153 linkage group 2, ASM154086v1, whole genome shotgun sequence genome contains a region encoding:
- the LOC109704624 gene encoding probable 2-oxoglutarate-dependent dioxygenase AOP1 yields the protein MGRPSDSQEAQVPRIDFRGLELARPSSPEWAAARSEAAAALRRLGCFEAVYGGVGADLKGPLMARAAPELFALPLGAKTRNASDHPFLGYIGNIPGMAYESLRVADAPDLHSVDKFARLLWPQGNPSFCNIVWTYAKRMQELEQMVERMILESLGLEKYFQSHIESLEYAVRLSEYGVPLDRETKIAMQSHVDPNMITIIAQHEVGGLEVQAEDGSWIAVEPSPDSFVVMTGEAFAVRTNGRLPPCRHRVRITGEKKRYSALFSSRPKDGCVVQVPEELVDDEHPLLYKPCDYNEYIKFRFSEEGKKVKDTLASFCGAKKEEIAA from the exons ATGGGGAGGCCCTCCGACTCCCAGGAGGCGCAGGTCCCGAGGATCGACTTCCGGGGCCTGGAGCTGGCCCGGCCTAGCTCGCCCGAGTGGGCCGCGGCCCGGTCCGAGGCTGCGGCGGCGCTGCGGCGCCTCGGGTGCTTCGAGGCGGTGTACGGCGGAGTGGGCGCGGATCTTAAGGGGCCGCTCATGGCCCGGGCTGCTCCGGAGCTCTTCGCGCTCCCGCTCGGGGCGAAGACCCGCAACGCCTCCGACCACCCCTTCCTCGGCTACATCGGCAACATCCCCGGCATGGCCTACGAGAGCCTCCGCGTCGCCGACGCCCCCGACCTCCACAGCGTCGACAAGTTCGCGCGACTCCTCTGGCCCCAAGGAAACCCTAGCTTCTG CAACATAGTGTGGACGTATGCTAAGCGCATGCAGGAGTTGGAACAGATGGTCGAGAGGATGATCCTGGAGAGTCTGGGTCTTGAAAAGTACTTCCAGTCTCACATAGAATCTCTGGAGTATGCGGTTCGGCTTTCCGAGTACGGGGTACCACTGGATCGGGAAACCAAGATCGCAATGCAATCTCACGTAGACCCCAACATGATCACCATAATTGCCCAGCACGAAGTGGGAGGACTCGAAGTGCAGGCTGAGGACGGAAGCTGGATTGCCGTAGAGCCCTCCCCGGACTCGTTCGTCGTCATGACCGGCGAAGCATTTGCA GTCCGGACAAACGGGAGGTTGCCACCATGCCGTCATCGCGTGAGGATCACCGGTGAAAAGAAAAGATACTCTGCTCTTTTCAGTTCGCGGCCAAAGGATGGTTGCGTCGTCCAGGTCCCAGAAGAGCTGGTTGACGACGAGCACCCCCTGCTTTACAAGCCTTGCGACTACAATGAGTACATCAAATTCCGCTTCTCCGAGGAAGGAAAGAAAGTGAAAGACACACTGGCGTCCTTCTGCGGAGCAAAGAAAGAGGAAATTGCTGCCTGA
- the LOC109726143 gene encoding probable 2-oxoglutarate-dependent dioxygenase AOP1, which produces MGFEDQKNDQLQIPKIRFEGLDLSQAGSPRWDSARSHVIAALQTYGCFDAVYGVTAPELKGMLFGRPVLDLFELGLQEKLQNTSDKPFLGYIGNSLPNVFPYQYESLRVVDAHNLESVEKFARLLWPGGNPNFCNAAWTVGKHMRELEQMVEKMILESMGLEKYFVRQVESLEYGLRLTEYGIPSDQENKLAMRSHVDPNMVTVICQHQVGGLEVLSKDGDWITVEPSLDAFTVVTGEAFGVLTNGRLEPCRHRVKITSNESGKRYSALFSSRPKDGVVVHPAEELIDEAHPQQYRPCNYNEYLRYVATTKEEKSMKAFCGVAKEETRA; this is translated from the exons atgGGCTTTGAGGATCAGAAGAATGATCAGCTCCAGATTCCGAAGATCAGATTCGAAGGTTTGGATCTGAGCCAGGCCGGGTCGCCTCGCTGGGACTCCGCACGGTCTCACGTGATCGCGGCTTTACAAACTTACGGGTGTTTCGATGCCGTCTACGGCGTGACCGCCCCGGAGCTCAAGGGGATGCTCTTCGGCCGGCCCGTACTGGACCTCTTCGAGCTCGGTCTGCAGGAGAAGCTCCAGAACACTTCCGACAAGCCCTTTCTCGGCTACATTGGGAATTCGCTCCCGAATGTATTCCCCTACCAATACGAGAGCCTCCGTGTGGTCGACGCGCACAACCTAGAGAGCGTCGAGAAGTTCGCCCGCCTTCTTTGGCCCGGAGGAAATCCCAACTTCTG CAATGCGGCTTGGACGGTCGGTAAGCACATGCGAGAGCTGGAGCAAATGGTCGAGAAGATGATCCTCGAGAGCATGGGCCTGGAGAAGTACTTTGTACGGCAAGTAGAATCGCTGGAATACGGTCTCCGACTTACTGAGTACGGGATACCGTCCGATCAGGAAAACAAACTCGCAATGCGTTCTCATGTGGACCCGAACATGGTAACCGTTATTTGCCAACACCAAGTAGGAGGACTCGAAGTTCTGAGCAAAGACGGAGACTGGATCACAGTGGAGCCTTCGCTGGACGCATTCACGGTCGTGACCGGTGAAGCATTTGGA GTCCTAACAAATGGAAGGTTGGAACCGTGCCGCCATCGCGTGAAAATAACTAGTAACGAGAGCGGTAAGAGGTACTCTGCTCTGTTTAGTTCGCGACCCAAGGACGGGGTCGTGGTACATCCTGCAGAAGAGCTGATAGATGAAGCGCATCCGCAACAATACAGGCCTTGCAACTATAACGAGTACTTGCGATATGTGGCCACTACGAAGGAAGAGAAGAGCATGAAGGCCTTTTGCGGAGTCGCAAAAGAGGAAACTAGGGCATGA
- the LOC109706644 gene encoding uncharacterized protein LOC109706644 translates to MEPDDLEDDDSPHRSKDSAICPVRGMESVIATVSGYHGTERFKLIKLIAQVGANYVGAMSRSTTHLVCWQFEGKKYNIARRIGAHIVSHRWLEDCLKEGKRISEGPYAKKSGKEAGPISWELPIFPDTHQKKRCIVNREWDAFPAFSSSPDCLKEGKVDATRPENGCLKWSDSHLLKELCEWPGGSSLCSSGKKRNLSNVVRNDAGGESARRSRRLMKKTIDDHNKHSLIVSSDELEIVYPKSVNLHTSRSTSSSSSQPVNLATKSDNEERGTQVIEQVEKRFLRKSPIWGDSESSKSLVFDASSPHETNLQNDHCKHSGESSSCDFVVDNDGASEEGGELDESAIMQRQAELSCVICWTDYSSTRGVLACGHRFCYSCILGWADCLASRGKISTCPLCKATFNKISKMDEAGSLDQKIYSQTIPCSSSNIDIFMLAGKENDNFRTWSADSVCYECHNREPEDLLVSCHICQSQWVHSCCLDPPLVPWTCIHCRDLRMLYQRFR, encoded by the exons ATGGAACCCGACGATCTCGAAGACGACGATTCTCCTCACCGATCCAAAG ATAGTGCGATTTGTCCAGTTCGAGGAATGGAATCTGTCATTGCCACAGTAAGCGGTTATCATGGCACTGAGAGGTTTAAGCTCATCAAGCTTATAGCGCAAGTCGGTGCTAATTACGTTGGGGCCATGTCGAGATCTACGACACATCTA GTGTGTTGGCAATTTGAAGGAAAGAAGTATAACATAGCAAGGAGAATCGGAGCTCATATAGTAAGTCACCGTTGGCTTGAGGATTGCTTGAAAGAAGGGAAGCGGATTTCAGAGGGTCCTTATGCCAAGAAGAG CGGGAAGGAAGCAGGACCAATATCATGGGAGCTGCCTATTTTTCCGGACACTCATCAAAAGAAAAGATGCATTGTAAACAGAGAGTGGGATGCCTTTCCTGCTTTTTCTAGTTCTCCAGATTGCTTAAAAGAGGGCAAAGTTGATGCAACAAGGCCTGAAAATGGGTGTTTGAAATGGTCTGATTCCCATTTATTAAAAGAA CTGTGCGAGTGGCCAGGGGGGTCTTCTTTATGTTCATCAGGGAAGAAGAGGAATTTGTCAAATGTCGTTCGGAATGATGCTGGTGGAGAATCAGCTAGGAGAAGCCGTCGCCTGATGAAGAAGACCATAGATGACCATAATAAGCATTCTCTGATAGTAAGCTCTGATGAACTTGAAATAGTATATCCTAAATCTGTTAATTTACACACGTCGAGAAGTACATCTTCATCGTCATCTCAACCAGTAAATTTGGCAACAAAGTCTGATAATGAGGAAAGGGGGACACAAGTAATTGAACAGGTTGAGAAGAGATTTCTGAGAAAGAGCCCTATATGGGGTGACTCAGAGAGTTCAAAGAGTTTGGTATTTGATGCATCATCCCCACATGAAACAAATTTACAGAATGATCACTGTAAACATAGTGGGGAAAGTAGTTCTTGTGACTTCGTAGTGGATAATGATGGTGCAAGCGAAGAAGGAGGTGAACTAGATGAATCAGCTATCATGCAAAGACAAGCAGAGCTCTCATGTGTTATATGCTGGACAGATTACTCTTCGACAAGGGGTGTCTTAGCCTGTGGGCACCGATTCTGTTACTCTTGCATTCTAGGATGGGCCGATTGCTTG GCTTCTAGAGGTAAGATCTCAACATGCCCTCTTTGCAAAGCCACTTTCAATAAAATTAGTAAGATGGATGAGGCTGGTTCTCTGGATCAAAAGATTTATTCACAGACCATTCCTTGTAGTTCTTCAAACATTGATATATTCATGCTAGCTGGGAAAGAAAACGACAATTTCAGAACCTGG TCTGCAGATTCTGTTTGTTATGAATGCCACAATCGCGAGCCTGAGGATCTTCTAGTAAGCTGCCATATTTGCCAGTCGCAATGGGTGCATTCCTGCTGTCTAGACCCTCCGTTGGTTCCGTGGACGTGCATTCACTGCCGCGATCTCCGAATGCTGTATCAACGTTTCCGCTAG
- the LOC109706615 gene encoding uncharacterized protein LOC109706615, which translates to MYATKPLSIFKAFPETAFQPPLEGPSSGYLVRKDEGSDGGGSACCWGLCEGTRVRDLPFPQNRILTVQYDEEHARENTTYSAVVFFIPVLDKPLSSNHYYVVSGKGKDKGKIYTCSKEEDMSTCCFCRCINDVKPSPFDHRNIYQQMEIVPKKGEFTAKSTAPDGFAPRLFRRKYWRVYAMQPENYRLSDALGLNIALRLRPLNLDFPIMVEDTPKSTIGKWYCPFFFVKENRSFKEQMSNAMFYEISLEQIWEQIYAKGNFYGDCANVVEVNTSVQSKRVTVNGEAAVEVADVDGFVWFANDVSRRESFGLSLAVWNRMRLEQSREGWVDAGEERVERVEEFGGGLNGWKRFGCYVFVERYVFKRMDGSFAFTFDFVHNRKVRTKWE; encoded by the exons ATGTATGCAACAAAACCACTTTCCATATTCAAAGCTTTTCCCGAAACTGCATTTCAGCCACCTCTGGAAGGTCCCAGTTCCGGGTACCTGGTGCGCAAAGACGAAGGATCCGACGGCGGTGGCTCTGCTTGTTGCTGGGGACTTTGTGAGGGAACGAGGGTGAGGGATCTGCCTTTCCCTCAGAATAGGATCCTCACTGTCCAATACGACGAGGAACATGCGCGGGAGAACACAACTTATAGCGCGGTCGTGTTCTTCATCCCTGTACTTGACAAGCCCTTGTCTTCGAATCACTACTACGTCGTCAGCGGAAAAGGGAAGGATAAAGG GAAAATTTATACGTGCTCTAAAGAGGAGGACATGAGCACATGCTGCTTTTGCCGATGCATAAATGACGTGAAGCCGAGTCCCTTTGATCACAGAAACATCTACCAACAAATGGAGATCGTGCCGAAGAAGGGGGAGTTCACCGCAAAGTCCACAGCTCCCGATGGTTTTGCGCCACGGCTGTTCAGGAGGAAGTATTGGCGAGTTTACGCGATGCAACCGGAGAACTACCGCTTAAGCGACGCGCTCGGGCTCAACATAGCCCTCAGGTTGCGTCCGCTCAATCTCGACTTCCCGATCATGGTAGAAGACACCCCGAAGTCAACCATCGGGAAGTGGTATTGCCCCTTCTTCTTCGTCAAGGAAAATCGGAGCTTCAAGGAGCAAATGAGCAATGCCATGTTCTACGAGATTTCTCTGGAGCAAATTTGGGAGCAAATATATGCCAAGGGGAATTTCTACGGCGACTGCGCAAATGTTGTCGAGGTGAATACTAGCGTGCAGAGCAAAAGAGTTACTGTAAATGGTGAAGCTGCAGTTGAAGTAGCAGATGTTGATGGTTTCGTGTGGTTTGCAAATGATGTTTCCAGGAGAGAGAGTTTTGGGCTTAGTTTAGCTGTGTGGAATAGGATGAGATTGGAGCAGAGTAGGGAAGGGTGGGTTGATGCTGGTgaagagagggtggagaggGTGGAGGAATTTGGAGGGGGATTAAATGGGTGGAAGAGGTTTGGGTGCTATGTGTTTGTGGAGAGGTATGTGTTCAAGAGAATGGATGGGAGCTTCGCTTTCACCTTTGATTTTGTGCACAACAGGAAAGTTAGGACCAAATGGGAGTGA
- the LOC109723602 gene encoding uncharacterized protein LOC109723602, whose product MYTTKPLSVLKASPGTASQPPPEGPSSGYLVREDEESDGGDSARCWGLCEGTRVRDLPFPQNRILTVRYDDEQGLDSATHSVVFFIPVLDKPLSSNHYYVVVGKGKDKGKIHTCSKEEDMSTCCFCQCINDVKPSPFDHRNIYQQMEIVPKKGKFTAKSVASDGFPPRLFRKKYWQVYATKPENYCLSDALGLDIALRSRPLNLDFPIMVEDTPKSAIGKWYCPFFFVKENRSFKEQMSNAMFYEISLEQFWEQIYAKGNFHGDCANVVEVNSSVQSKRVTVNGEAAVEAADVDGFVSFENVVSRRKSIGLSLAVWNRMRLEQSREGWVDAGEEKVERVEEFGGGLNGWKRFGCYVFVERYVFKRMDGSLAFTFDFVHNRKVRTKWE is encoded by the exons ATGTATACAACAAAACCACTTTCGGTACTCAAAGCTTCTCCCGGAACTGCGTCGCAGCCACCTCCGGAAGGCCCCAGTTCCGGGTACCTGGTGCGCGAAGACGAAGAATCCGATGGCGGTGACTCTGCCCGTTGCTGGGGACTTTGTGAGGGAACGAGGGTGAGGGATCTCCCTTTCCCTCAGAATAGGATCCTCACTGTCCGATACGACGACGAACAAGGGCTGGACAGCGCAACTCATAGCGTCGTGTTCTTCATCCCTGTACTTGACAAGCCCTTGTCTTCGAATCACTACTACGTCGTCGTCGGAAAAGGGAAGGATAAAGG GAAAATTCATACGTGCTCTAAAGAGGAGGACATGAGCACATGCTGTTTTTGCCAATGCATAAATGACGTGAAGCCGAGTCCCTTTGATCATAGAAACATCTACCAACAAATGGAAATCGTGCCGAAGAAGGGGAAGTTCACTGCAAAGTCCGTAGCTTCCGACGGTTTTCCGCCGCGGCTATTCAGGAAGAAGTATTGGCAAGTTTACGCGACGAAACCGGAGAACTACTGCTTAAGCGACGCGCTCGGGCTCGACATAGCCCTCCGGTCGCGTCCGCTAAATCTCGACTTCCCGATCATGGTAGAAGACACCCCGAAGTCAGCCATCGGGAAGTGGTATTGCCCCTTCTTTTTCGTCAAGGAAAATCGGAGCTTCAAGGAGCAAATGAGCAATGCCATGTTCTACGAGATTTCTCTGGAGCAATTTTGGGAGCAAATATATGCCAAGGGGAATTTCCACGGCGACTGCGCAAATGTTGTTGAGGTGAATAGTAGCGTGCAGAGCAAAAGAGTTACTGTAAATGGTGAAGCTGCAGTTGAAGCAGCAGATGTTGATGGTTTCGTGTCGTTTGAGAATGTTGTTTCCAGGAGAAAGAGTATTGGGCTGAGTTTAGCTGTGTGGAATAGGATGAGATTGGAGCAGAGTAGAGAAGGATGGGTTGATGCTGGTGAAGAGAAGGTGGAGAGAGTGGAGGAATTTGGAGGGGGATTAAATGGGTGGAAGAGGTTTGGGTGCTATGTGTTTGTGGAGAGGTATGTGTTCAAGAGAATGGATGGGAGCTTAGCTTTCACCTTTGATTTTGTGCACAACAGGAAAGTTAGGACCAAATGGGAGTGA